Proteins encoded within one genomic window of Candidatus Leptovillus gracilis:
- a CDS encoding response regulator transcription factor codes for MVAQIQILIVDDHPVVREGLAGMLTGQADMAVAGMAADGAAAVALDARLSPDVVLMDLRMPGLDGVGAIQAIKQQRPSANILVLTTYDSDADIVRAVEAGATGYLLKDTPREELFRAVRAASRGESVLAPAVAARLMTRMRAPAEENLSAREIEVLQLVAAGNNNQQVGKALHVSTATIKTHLIHIFEKLGVGDRMSAVRVALERGIIRL; via the coding sequence ATGGTGGCGCAAATTCAAATTTTGATTGTGGACGACCATCCGGTGGTGCGGGAGGGCCTGGCCGGGATGCTAACCGGGCAGGCAGACATGGCGGTGGCCGGGATGGCCGCCGATGGCGCGGCGGCGGTGGCCCTGGATGCCCGCCTAAGCCCGGACGTGGTGCTGATGGATTTGCGGATGCCGGGTCTGGATGGGGTGGGGGCGATTCAGGCGATTAAACAGCAACGGCCGTCGGCCAACATCCTCGTCCTCACCACCTACGACAGCGACGCCGACATCGTGCGGGCGGTGGAAGCCGGCGCGACCGGCTATTTGCTCAAGGATACGCCGCGCGAAGAGTTGTTTCGCGCCGTGCGCGCTGCCAGCCGGGGGGAATCGGTGCTGGCGCCGGCTGTGGCCGCCCGCCTGATGACCCGGATGCGCGCCCCGGCCGAAGAAAACCTCAGCGCCCGCGAAATTGAGGTGCTGCAACTGGTGGCCGCCGGCAACAACAACCAGCAGGTCGGCAAGGCGCTGCATGTCAGCACGGCCACCATTAAGACCCATCTTATTCACATTTTTGAGAAGTTGGGCGTTGGCGACCGCATGTCGGCGGTGAGGGTGGCTTTGGAGCGCGGTATTATTCGTTTGTGA
- a CDS encoding sensor histidine kinase, protein MKQESSPIAQRDIWERTCWLWTAVYHINLLLVVSLGLTDPDNAAAQSRILLLGLGLGLWQAVLFYGMVHWRLRERPFITTPIVALGVLLWFLLVRIDPVFYFLLAGLVPFVYIFLPIGPALLMTLFINSLAAYDNFVSSGRPPDWWGVGLLYWVGYTAGAMLMGVWIYAIIRQSAQRRILIEQLQRTQTELAAAERREGMLQERERLAREIHDTLAQGFTSIVLHLEAAEQASEVDPEQAHYHLNKARETARASLTQARQVVQDLRPDLLAQQSLPAAIERLVARWQEETGVKAAAVITGDSLTLHPDLDITLLRAAQEALANVRKHAQAHQVQVTLSYMGDVVTLDVADDGVGLTGSAPTDLSGGFGLTAMRERVAQLGGTVEVESERGAGTTVAVAIPVNNQG, encoded by the coding sequence ATGAAACAGGAATCATCCCCGATAGCACAACGTGACATTTGGGAACGGACATGTTGGTTGTGGACGGCCGTTTACCACATCAATCTGCTCCTGGTCGTCAGCCTGGGGCTGACCGACCCGGATAACGCCGCCGCCCAGAGCCGCATCCTCCTGTTGGGACTGGGTTTAGGGCTGTGGCAGGCGGTTTTGTTTTACGGCATGGTCCATTGGCGCTTGCGGGAACGGCCGTTCATCACGACCCCCATCGTAGCGCTCGGCGTTCTTTTGTGGTTCTTGCTGGTGCGCATTGATCCCGTCTTCTACTTCCTGCTCGCCGGGCTGGTCCCGTTTGTCTACATCTTTTTGCCCATTGGCCCGGCCTTGCTGATGACTCTGTTCATCAACAGCCTGGCCGCCTATGATAACTTTGTCAGCAGCGGCCGACCGCCAGACTGGTGGGGCGTCGGGCTGCTGTATTGGGTTGGGTATACGGCCGGCGCCATGTTGATGGGCGTCTGGATTTACGCCATCATTCGCCAAAGCGCACAGCGGCGTATCTTGATTGAACAGCTGCAGCGCACCCAGACGGAATTGGCAGCCGCCGAGCGGCGCGAGGGCATGTTGCAAGAACGCGAACGGCTGGCCCGCGAAATCCACGATACCCTGGCTCAGGGATTTACCAGCATTGTGCTGCACCTGGAAGCTGCCGAACAAGCGTCGGAAGTGGACCCGGAGCAGGCGCATTACCACCTGAACAAGGCGCGGGAAACGGCCCGCGCCAGCCTGACACAGGCGCGTCAGGTAGTGCAGGATTTACGCCCGGATTTGCTGGCGCAGCAATCTCTGCCGGCGGCGATTGAGCGGCTGGTGGCGCGTTGGCAGGAAGAGACGGGGGTGAAGGCAGCGGCCGTTATCACCGGCGACAGCCTGACCTTGCATCCCGATCTCGACATCACCCTGCTTCGGGCGGCGCAAGAAGCGCTGGCCAACGTGCGCAAGCACGCCCAGGCCCACCAGGTGCAGGTGACGCTTTCCTACATGGGCGACGTGGTCACGCTGGACGTGGCCGATGACGGCGTCGGCCTCACCGGTTCCGCGCCCACCGACCTCTCCGGCGGTTTTGGTTTAACGGCGATGCGCGAACGAGTGGCGCAGTTGGGCGGCACGGTGGAAGTAGAAAGCGAACGCGGCGCCGGCACAACGGTGGCGGTGGCGATTCCGGTGAACAACCAGGGTTAG
- a CDS encoding ABC transporter ATP-binding protein, whose amino-acid sequence MTNVIDVQHIRKAYGAVTAVDDISFTVQPGEIFGIVGPNGAGKTTMVESVIGLRRPDSGEIRVLGLNPQTQGRELKQRIGIQLQQAALPNRIKVWEALALFATFYGRSVPWEPLLETWGLAEKRNAQFGKLSGGQQQRLFIALALLNDPEMVFLDELTTGLDPQARRATWDAVRAIRQQGKTVILVTHFMEEAEELADHLLIIDGGKVVAHDTPQALIQNLQAGSRVCFTSQNGFDATVLRPLPGVSQVEQQGRQITVYGRGPLLSHVVAALNSHNETPLDLRVEQANLEDVFLVLTGRKIRD is encoded by the coding sequence ATGACAAATGTGATAGATGTGCAGCATATACGGAAGGCGTATGGGGCGGTAACGGCCGTTGACGACATCTCCTTCACCGTGCAGCCGGGCGAAATTTTTGGCATCGTTGGCCCAAATGGGGCCGGTAAAACCACGATGGTGGAATCGGTCATTGGCCTGCGTCGGCCGGACAGCGGCGAGATTCGGGTGTTAGGTCTGAACCCACAGACACAGGGCCGCGAATTAAAGCAGCGCATCGGCATTCAGTTGCAGCAGGCGGCGCTGCCCAATCGCATCAAGGTCTGGGAAGCGCTGGCCTTGTTTGCCACGTTTTACGGCCGTTCCGTGCCCTGGGAGCCGCTGCTGGAAACATGGGGTCTGGCCGAAAAACGCAACGCCCAATTTGGCAAACTCTCCGGCGGCCAGCAGCAGCGGCTTTTCATCGCCCTGGCGCTGCTCAACGACCCGGAAATGGTTTTTCTGGACGAGCTGACGACTGGGCTGGACCCGCAAGCGCGCCGGGCGACCTGGGACGCCGTGCGCGCCATCCGGCAACAGGGCAAAACAGTGATTCTGGTGACGCATTTTATGGAAGAGGCCGAGGAATTGGCCGACCATTTGCTCATCATTGATGGCGGTAAGGTGGTGGCGCATGACACGCCGCAGGCGCTCATTCAGAATTTGCAGGCGGGCAGCCGGGTATGTTTTACCAGCCAGAATGGCTTTGATGCGACGGTGTTACGGCCGTTGCCCGGCGTCAGTCAGGTAGAACAGCAGGGCCGACAAATCACCGTATACGGCCGTGGCCCACTGCTCAGCCACGTCGTCGCCGCCCTGAACAGCCACAACGAGACCCCCCTGGACCTGCGCGTTGAGCAGGCTAACCTGGAAGATGTATTCCTGGTGCTCACCGGCCGTAAAATCAGGGATTGA
- a CDS encoding ABC transporter permease — protein MPGYIGMIIGTIGMLSLPIALATYREQGVLRRLQATPLPSSTILWSQVAVNLVMTAFGALLLVTAGFLVYDLRPPEASLGLIAAALLGGLSFLAVGFVLAGVLPTPRAAQAVGMALFYPMLFLSGAAMPRQIMPESVQKFSEFLPLTHVVKLLEELWLKGTWNLTSLAVVIGLLVVGIIVSRQTFRWE, from the coding sequence GTGCCTGGCTACATCGGCATGATTATCGGCACGATTGGGATGCTCAGCCTGCCCATCGCCCTCGCCACCTACCGCGAACAAGGGGTGCTGCGCCGTTTGCAGGCCACCCCTCTGCCGTCCAGTACCATTCTCTGGTCGCAGGTAGCCGTCAACCTCGTGATGACGGCCTTCGGCGCGCTGCTGCTGGTGACGGCTGGCTTCCTGGTCTACGATTTGCGGCCGCCAGAAGCATCGCTGGGGCTGATAGCGGCCGCACTGCTCGGCGGTCTCAGTTTTCTGGCCGTTGGCTTTGTGCTGGCGGGCGTACTGCCCACACCTCGCGCCGCGCAGGCGGTGGGAATGGCTTTGTTTTACCCCATGCTTTTTCTTTCCGGGGCGGCCATGCCGCGCCAGATCATGCCGGAATCGGTGCAGAAATTCTCGGAATTTCTCCCGTTGACTCATGTGGTGAAGCTGTTGGAAGAATTGTGGCTCAAGGGCACGTGGAATCTGACGTCGCTGGCAGTGGTGATTGGGCTGCTAGTCGTCGGCATCATCGTGTCGCGGCAAACTTTCCGTTGGGAGTAG